In Vibrio diazotrophicus, the following proteins share a genomic window:
- the glgA gene encoding glycogen synthase GlgA translates to MDSRKEQLNVWFTVSEVQGLVKSGGLADVAKALPKALLELGHQVAIVLPGYRTVPDKNSSPVILETELTHWPHIRYQVRQTELEGVPIYLIDCDAYFDRPELYAERNQAYHDNGERFGFFSSACLDVLPKLGIKPDIIHANDWHTGLVPFLLKTRFKDDPYFAGVKSVITIHNAMFKGVFSHHQLEVIPELNLTGMEFLEYGHDHISMLKAGIAFADKVNAVSPNYASELLTPLGSHGLVDDFVRRARDLHGIVNGCDYSEWNPRTDTYLPEVYSDDAKSLKKGKLASKKVLQEELQLPQRDVPMFGMVCRLTHQKGFHYILPILEKFLHNDVQLVIVGTGEPEVAAQLHKIASAHPTQFAFVEAYSNRYAHLVEAGSDFFLMPSEFEACGLNQIYSMAYGTLPIVREVGGLKDTVLDYDKYPSEATGFGFQEPSPEALLITMQRALLFYLQHPDLLLEVQQRAMRCDFSWRESALEYVKMYHYAIFD, encoded by the coding sequence TTGGATTCTAGAAAGGAACAACTCAATGTGTGGTTTACCGTTTCAGAAGTTCAAGGACTAGTAAAAAGTGGAGGCTTGGCTGATGTAGCCAAGGCTCTGCCAAAAGCCTTGCTGGAACTCGGTCATCAAGTCGCCATTGTTTTACCTGGCTACCGCACGGTACCAGACAAAAACTCATCGCCAGTGATTCTCGAAACAGAACTCACTCATTGGCCTCATATTCGTTATCAGGTTCGCCAAACAGAACTGGAAGGCGTACCGATTTATCTTATTGATTGCGATGCCTACTTTGACCGCCCTGAGCTATATGCGGAACGTAATCAAGCTTACCATGACAACGGGGAGCGCTTTGGCTTTTTCTCCTCTGCTTGTTTGGATGTGTTACCTAAGTTAGGAATCAAGCCAGACATCATTCATGCCAATGACTGGCATACGGGTCTAGTGCCTTTTCTATTGAAGACTCGCTTCAAAGATGACCCGTATTTCGCTGGTGTGAAAAGCGTCATTACCATCCACAATGCGATGTTTAAAGGTGTGTTCTCGCATCATCAACTGGAAGTGATTCCAGAACTCAACCTCACTGGTATGGAATTTCTTGAATATGGTCACGACCATATCAGTATGCTCAAAGCAGGTATTGCATTTGCAGACAAAGTAAATGCGGTTAGCCCGAATTACGCGTCAGAGCTTCTTACTCCTCTTGGCTCTCATGGTTTAGTTGATGACTTTGTGCGCCGTGCCCGTGATTTACATGGCATCGTTAATGGCTGTGATTATAGCGAGTGGAACCCAAGAACGGATACCTACTTGCCTGAAGTCTACTCCGATGACGCGAAATCATTGAAGAAGGGTAAGCTTGCCAGCAAGAAAGTATTGCAAGAAGAGTTGCAGCTACCGCAGCGTGATGTCCCAATGTTTGGTATGGTATGTCGGCTGACTCACCAGAAAGGTTTTCACTACATTCTTCCTATTTTGGAGAAGTTTCTGCACAACGATGTTCAGTTGGTCATTGTGGGTACAGGGGAGCCAGAAGTGGCTGCTCAACTGCACAAAATAGCGAGCGCTCACCCTACGCAATTTGCGTTTGTTGAGGCGTACAGCAACCGATATGCACACCTTGTTGAAGCAGGTTCGGATTTCTTCTTAATGCCTTCTGAATTTGAAGCGTGTGGTCTAAACCAAATCTACAGCATGGCGTATGGCACGCTGCCAATCGTACGTGAAGTCGGCGGTCTCAAAGACACGGTATTAGACTATGACAAATACCCTAGCGAAGCGACGGGGTTTGGTTTCCAAGAACCGTCACCAGAGGCTCTGCTTATCAC
- the glgC gene encoding glucose-1-phosphate adenylyltransferase, with amino-acid sequence MFGVLGMILAGGEGSRLMPLTETRSKPAVPFGGSYRLIDFALNNFVNADLMRIYVLTQFKSQSLYIHMKKGWNVSGITNRFIDIIPAQMRDGKRWYEGTADAIYQNIVFVEQSGAADVCIFGSDHVYKMDIRQMLEFHLKKQAKLTVAALRMPRTEASKFGVIEVDSEGQMIGFEEKPENPKPIPGDPDWCLVSMGNYIFKSTVLCDELREDAVNTESSHDFGKDIIPKMFPHGGVYVYDFSQNKIKGEIETTYWRDVGTIESYWSAHMDLLSKNPPFSLYNRSWPLHTYYPPLPPATFVDSGERKVKITDSLISGGSYIQGSTIYKSVLGFRSNIAAGSLISESVILGDVKVGAGCSIKRAIIDKHVEIAPGTVIGENLELDRQRFHVSDDGIVVIAKGTKVGF; translated from the coding sequence ATGTTTGGTGTACTAGGAATGATATTGGCTGGCGGCGAAGGATCTCGTCTAATGCCATTAACCGAAACGCGTTCAAAACCCGCGGTGCCTTTCGGTGGCAGCTACCGGTTGATTGATTTTGCCCTAAATAACTTTGTTAACGCAGACTTAATGAGGATCTATGTTCTAACTCAATTCAAATCACAATCCCTTTATATTCACATGAAAAAAGGCTGGAACGTTTCTGGCATTACTAATCGTTTTATCGACATTATTCCTGCACAAATGCGTGATGGTAAACGTTGGTACGAAGGTACGGCCGATGCCATTTATCAGAATATTGTCTTTGTTGAACAATCAGGCGCTGCAGATGTTTGTATTTTTGGCTCTGACCACGTTTACAAAATGGATATTCGTCAAATGTTGGAGTTTCATCTTAAAAAACAAGCAAAGCTGACGGTAGCAGCATTGCGAATGCCAAGAACAGAAGCTTCGAAATTTGGCGTAATAGAAGTGGATAGTGAAGGCCAGATGATTGGCTTCGAAGAGAAGCCTGAGAATCCTAAGCCAATTCCGGGAGACCCAGACTGGTGTTTGGTCTCAATGGGTAACTACATTTTTAAATCGACGGTACTGTGTGATGAGTTGAGAGAAGATGCCGTGAATACAGAGTCAAGCCATGACTTTGGTAAAGACATTATTCCGAAGATGTTTCCCCATGGTGGTGTCTATGTGTATGACTTTTCTCAAAATAAAATCAAAGGAGAGATTGAAACAACCTACTGGCGTGATGTAGGTACGATAGAATCGTATTGGTCGGCACATATGGATCTTCTGTCTAAGAACCCTCCATTCTCTTTGTACAACCGTAGTTGGCCTTTACACACCTACTATCCACCGTTACCACCTGCAACTTTTGTTGATTCTGGTGAGCGTAAGGTTAAAATCACAGACAGTTTAATTTCTGGTGGTAGTTATATCCAAGGATCAACCATTTACAAATCAGTTTTGGGATTTAGAAGCAATATTGCGGCTGGCTCTTTGATTAGTGAATCTGTTATCTTGGGTGATGTGAAAGTAGGGGCGGGTTGCTCAATTAAGCGTGCCATCATCGACAAGCATGTTGAAATCGCCCCCGGTACTGTTATTGGTGAAAATTTAGAATTGGACCGACAACGATTCCATGTATCTGATGACGGAATCGTCGTCATAGCAAAAGGAACGAAAGTTGGATTCTAG
- the topA gene encoding type I DNA topoisomerase, producing MGKSLVIVESPAKAKTINKYLGKDFIVKSSVGHVRDLPTAGQSTATTAAKKAAAVSKNLSVEEKARLKKEKERSALIKKMGIDPYHGWEANYQILPGKEKVVAELQKLAKDADHVYLATDLDREGEAIAWHLREIIGGDEERYKRVVFNEITKNAIQQAFQKPGDLNMDGVNAQQARRFMDRVVGFMVSPLLWKKVARGLSAGRVQSVAVKLLVERERAIKAFVPEEFWDIHADTTTPAKEAFRLQVAQKDGEAFRPTNETDAMASVAALQKAVYEVCKREDRPTSSKASAPFITSTLQQAASTRLGYGVKKTMMLAQRLYEAGYITYMRTDSTNLSSEAVDAVREYISSEFGADYLPAKAKVYGSKEGAQEAHEAIRPSSVEVKADDLEGMEADAHKLYALIWNQFVACQMTDAKYDSTTVSVKAAEYTLKAKGRILKFDGWTRVQRPLGKNEDQILPAVKVGDKLSLEKLDPRQQFTKPPARYTEAALVKELEKRGIGRPSTYASIISTIQDRGYVKVDQRRFYAEKMGEIVTDRLDESFDDLMNYDFTARMEEKLDQIAVGETSWKEVLDSFFNDFSTDLEKAEQDEDHGGMKPNHIVETSILCPTCSRPMGIRTASTGVFLGCSGYALPPKERCKTTINLGDEEGIINVLEEDVETAALRAKKRCPICETAMDAYLIDDKRKLHVCGNNPNCDGYIVEQGEFKVKGYDGPVVECDKCGSDMVLKNGRFGKYMGCTNEECKNTRKILRNGEVAPPKEEPVHFPELPCENSDAYFVLRDGAAGLFFAASNFPKSRETRAPLVEELVKYKERLPEKFHYLATAPEKDPDGRPAVVRFSRKTKEHYVRTENDGKPSGWTALYIDGKWDITDKRKKS from the coding sequence ATGGGTAAATCACTCGTTATAGTGGAATCACCAGCCAAGGCGAAAACAATTAATAAATACCTTGGTAAAGACTTCATTGTTAAGTCTAGTGTCGGTCATGTCCGCGATCTACCAACTGCAGGTCAAAGTACTGCAACAACCGCAGCAAAAAAAGCAGCTGCGGTATCAAAAAATTTAAGCGTAGAAGAAAAAGCTCGCCTTAAAAAAGAGAAAGAGCGCAGCGCCCTAATCAAAAAAATGGGCATTGACCCTTATCATGGTTGGGAAGCGAATTACCAAATTCTGCCAGGTAAAGAAAAAGTCGTAGCAGAGCTACAGAAACTTGCGAAAGATGCTGACCACGTCTATCTCGCAACCGATTTGGACCGCGAGGGAGAGGCTATCGCTTGGCACCTTCGTGAGATCATCGGTGGCGATGAAGAGCGATACAAACGTGTAGTGTTTAACGAAATTACTAAGAATGCTATCCAACAAGCCTTCCAAAAACCTGGAGACTTGAACATGGATGGCGTTAATGCGCAGCAAGCACGCCGTTTTATGGACCGTGTTGTAGGCTTTATGGTTTCTCCACTGTTGTGGAAAAAAGTCGCTCGTGGCTTATCTGCGGGCCGTGTGCAGTCTGTCGCTGTAAAACTACTTGTAGAGCGCGAACGTGCGATTAAAGCATTTGTTCCTGAAGAGTTTTGGGATATTCACGCAGATACAACGACACCGGCCAAAGAAGCGTTTCGTCTTCAAGTTGCGCAGAAAGATGGCGAAGCTTTCAGACCTACCAATGAAACGGATGCCATGGCATCTGTGGCTGCGTTGCAAAAAGCCGTTTATGAAGTGTGCAAACGTGAAGACCGTCCAACCAGCAGTAAAGCAAGCGCTCCGTTCATAACATCAACACTTCAACAAGCGGCAAGTACTCGCTTAGGCTACGGTGTTAAGAAGACCATGATGTTAGCTCAGCGCCTCTACGAGGCGGGTTACATCACTTATATGCGTACTGACTCAACCAATTTGAGTTCAGAAGCAGTGGATGCGGTTCGCGAATACATCAGTTCTGAGTTCGGTGCGGATTACTTACCTGCAAAAGCGAAAGTTTACGGCAGCAAAGAGGGCGCGCAAGAGGCGCACGAAGCGATTCGCCCTTCTAGTGTAGAAGTGAAAGCCGACGACCTTGAAGGTATGGAAGCTGACGCTCACAAACTGTATGCACTGATTTGGAACCAGTTTGTGGCTTGTCAGATGACCGACGCCAAATACGATTCAACAACAGTCAGTGTTAAAGCTGCTGAATACACCTTGAAAGCGAAAGGCCGCATTCTGAAGTTCGATGGTTGGACTCGTGTTCAACGCCCACTGGGTAAGAATGAAGACCAAATTCTTCCAGCAGTGAAAGTAGGCGATAAGCTTTCGCTTGAGAAGCTGGATCCAAGACAGCAATTTACTAAACCGCCAGCTCGTTATACGGAAGCGGCTTTGGTTAAAGAACTTGAGAAACGTGGTATTGGTCGTCCGTCGACTTACGCTTCAATTATCTCAACCATTCAAGACCGTGGTTATGTAAAAGTTGACCAGCGTCGTTTCTATGCCGAGAAAATGGGCGAAATCGTTACTGACCGTCTAGACGAAAGTTTCGATGACCTGATGAACTACGATTTCACTGCGCGTATGGAAGAGAAGCTGGACCAAATTGCCGTTGGTGAAACCAGCTGGAAAGAGGTTCTAGATAGCTTCTTTAACGATTTCAGCACGGATTTGGAAAAAGCAGAGCAAGATGAAGATCATGGCGGTATGAAACCAAATCATATCGTTGAAACCAGTATTCTTTGTCCTACCTGTTCACGTCCGATGGGAATCCGCACTGCTTCAACAGGTGTGTTCTTAGGTTGTTCTGGCTATGCATTGCCGCCGAAAGAGCGTTGTAAGACAACGATCAACCTTGGTGACGAAGAAGGCATTATCAACGTCCTAGAAGAAGATGTTGAAACGGCGGCTCTTCGTGCGAAGAAACGTTGCCCAATTTGTGAAACGGCAATGGATGCGTACCTGATTGATGATAAGCGTAAGCTGCATGTTTGTGGTAATAACCCGAACTGTGACGGTTACATTGTCGAACAAGGCGAGTTCAAAGTTAAAGGTTACGATGGCCCTGTTGTTGAGTGTGATAAATGTGGCTCAGACATGGTGCTTAAAAATGGTCGTTTTGGTAAGTACATGGGATGTACTAACGAGGAGTGTAAAAACACTCGCAAGATTCTTCGTAATGGTGAAGTTGCTCCACCTAAAGAAGAACCAGTACATTTCCCAGAACTACCATGTGAAAACTCTGACGCCTACTTTGTGCTTCGTGATGGCGCAGCTGGTTTGTTCTTTGCAGCAAGTAACTTCCCTAAATCTCGCGAAACTCGCGCGCCTTTAGTTGAAGAACTGGTTAAATATAAGGAACGTCTTCCAGAGAAATTCCATTATTTGGCGACTGCACCAGAGAAAGATCCTGATGGTCGTCCTGCTGTTGTTCGTTTTAGCCGTAAGACTAAAGAACACTATGTGCGTACAGAGAACGATGGTAAGCCATCAGGCTGGACCGCGCTTTACATTGATGGCAAATGGGACATTACGGATAAGCGTAAAAAATCCTAA
- a CDS encoding DUF2498 family protein — protein MNDKKTVSEFELLLIANQLIQDHDQYFEGLRADSVEEKDDVLVFKGNYFLDENGLPTEKTTVVFNMFKYLAHQLSKEFSVEK, from the coding sequence ATGAATGACAAAAAAACCGTCAGTGAGTTTGAATTGCTGCTTATTGCAAACCAGTTAATTCAAGACCATGACCAATATTTCGAAGGTTTAAGAGCAGACAGTGTTGAAGAAAAAGACGACGTTCTGGTATTTAAAGGCAACTACTTTCTAGACGAAAATGGCTTACCAACAGAGAAGACAACGGTGGTATTTAACATGTTTAAATACCTAGCTCATCAGCTTTCTAAAGAGTTCAGTGTCGAAAAATAA